One Pyrus communis chromosome 13, drPyrComm1.1, whole genome shotgun sequence genomic window carries:
- the LOC137713150 gene encoding tubulin beta-4 chain-like: MREILHVQAGQCGNQIGGKFWEVMCDEHGIDRTGKYNGNSHLQLERVNVYYNEANGGRYVPRAVLMDLEPGTMDSLRTGPYGQIFRPDNFVFGQNGAGNNWAKGHYTEGAELIDAVLDVVRKEAENCDCLQGFQICHSLGGGTGSGMGTLLISKIREEYPDRMMMTFSVFPSPKVSDTVVEPYNATLSVHQLVENADEVMVLDNEALYDICFRTLKLTNPSFGDLNHLISTTMSGVTCCLRFPGQLNSDLRKLAVNLIPFPRLHFFMVGFAPLTSRGSQFYRALTIPELTQQMWDAKNMMCAADPRHGRYLTASAVFRGKMSTKEVDEQMINIQNKNSSFFVEWIPNNVKSSVCDIPPTGLAMSSTFMGNSTSIQEMFRRVSEQFTVMFRRKAFLHWYTGEGMDEMEFTEAESNMNDLVSEYQQYQDAVAQDEGEYEEEELED, from the exons atgagagaaatttTGCACGTTCAAGCTGGACAATGTGGGAACCAAATTGGAGGCAAATTTTGGGAGGTGATGTGTGATGAACATGGGATCGATCGCACGGGAAAATACAACGGGAACTCTCACCTTCAGCTTGAGAGGGTGAACGTTTACTACAATGAAGCAAATGGAGGGAGATATGTGCCTAGGGCAGTGCTGATGGACCTCGAGCCGGGGACGATGGACAGCTTAAGAACAGGTCCTTATGGGCAGATTTTCAGGCCGGACAACTTTGTGTTTGGCCAGAATGGAGCTGGAAACAATTGGGCTAAAGGGCATTACACAGAAGGAGCTGAGTTGATCGATGCTGTTCTTGATGTGGTTAGAAAAGAGGCCGAGAATTGTGATTGTTTACAAG GGTTCCAGATTTGCCATTCACTGGGAGGTGGGACAGGGTCAGGAATGGGAACCCTACTGATATCAAAGATCAGGGAAGAGTATCCAGATAGAATGATGATGACTTTCTCAGTGTTCCCGTCACCAAAAGTCTCAGACACTGTGGTTGAACCCTACAATGCCACCCTCTCTGTTCACCAGTTAGTTGAAAATGCTGATGAGGTCATGGTCCTTGATAATGAAGCCCTCTATGATATCTGTTTCAGAACTCTCAAGCTCACAAATCCAAGTT TCGGTGATTTGAACCATTTGATTTCCACAACCATGAGTGGAGTCACATGCTGCCTTCGCTTCCCGGGCCAGCTCAACTCCGACCTCCGAAAACTAGCCGTGAATCTCATCCCCTTCCCCCGTCTCCACTTTTTCATGGTTGGTTTCGCACCCTTGACCTCTCGCGGCTCCCAATTCTACAGAGCCCTCACAATCCCCGAGCTCACTCAACAAATGTGGGACGCTAAGAATATGATGTGCGCCGCAGATCCACGCCACGGCCGATACCTGACAGCATCGGCCGTGTTCCGGGGAAAAATGAGCACAAAAGAAGTGGACGAGCAAATGATCAACATACAAAACAAGAACTCCTCATTCTTTGTGGAGTGGATTCCAAACAATGTGAAATCAAGTGTTTGTGACATTCCACCAACCGGTCTTGCCATGTCCTCCACATTCATGGGGAATTCAACGTCAATTCAAGAGATGTTTAGGCGGGTTTCGGAGCAGTTCACGGTCATGTTTAGGAGAAAGGCCTTCTTGCATTGGTACACAGGTGAGGGCATGGATGAGATGGAGTTCACTGAGGCTGAGAGCAACATGAATGACTTGGTTTCTGAGTATCAGCAGTACCAAGATGCTGTGGCACAAGATGAGGGAGAGTATGAGGAGGAAGAGCTGGAGGATTGA